GGGTGTAAGGAGCGGAGGAGGTGAGGACGGGGACAGGGGGTGGTGGCTGGTTCCGGGGGCGCGGCTCAGGAAGCCGCGGCGGCCGGGCTGCTCGCGGTCTTCGCCGGCTTGGAATCCGACGAGTTCGACGAAGACGACGACGAAGATGAAGACGACGAATCGGACGAACTTGACGAGGACGACGACGAGCCGGAGGAGTCCGAGGAGCCTGAGGAGCTCGACGACCCGTTCGCGGAAGTCACCGTGCTCGACGACGAGGACCGGCTGTCGGTCCGGTAGAAGCCCGAGCCCTTGAAGACGATGCCGACCGCGGAGAACACCTTGCGCAGGTCGCCCGCGCAGCTCGGGCACTCGGTGAGAGCATCGTCGGAGAACTTCTGGACGATTTCGAACTGGTTGTTACAGGCAGTGCAGGCGTACTGGTAGGTGGGCACGCTCTCCTCCTCGTGTGATCCGCGCGCCGATTGGCACTCTAGTGGCGCGACTGCTAATGGTATGCAGCTGACAAGCTTAAACGCGAGCCGGAGTCCCCGCATTCCGTAGCCGAATTCCGATCAGACGTAGCCGAACCTCCGGTCGGACGCGGTCGGGCCCAGGTCAGGTACCCCGCTCGCCGAACCAGCCGGCGAGCTTACCCTTGCGGCTGATCGCGCGCATTCGGCGCTCCACCATGTCACGGCAGGCGGCCGTGGTCACAACCAGGAGTTGATCGTCGATCCTGATTCTCGTGGAGTCGGTGGGGACGAACGTCCGGCCGTCCCTGACGATCAGCGTCACCTGGGCGTCCGTGGGCAACCGTAGCTCGAAGATCTCCACACCGTGCAGCTTGGACGTCGGCGGCACCCTGACCTGGAGCAGATCGGCGTTGAGCTCCTCCAGCGGCGCCGACTCGACCTCCAGGTCGCGGGCCTCGTCGGGCGTGGTCAGCTTGAGGAGTTTCGCCACGAACGGCAGCGTCGGCCCCTGCAGCAGGGTGTAGACGATGACGATCACGAAGACCTCGTTGAACACGAGCTTGGCGGTGCCGTCCTCGACGGAGTTGGCCGCCCAGGGGATGGTCGCGAGCACGATGGGCACCGCGCCGCGCAGCCCGGCCCACGACAGGAAGGCCTGCTCACGCCAGCCCAGTCGGTCGATGCCCGTCAGCCGGGTCAGCAGCGCGGAAACCATGATCGACAGAGGGCGGGCCACCGCGACCAGGATCAGTCCGGCCACCAGGCCGGGGACGATCGCGGATGGCATCTCCGAAGGGCTGGCCAGCATCCCGAGCATGACGAACAGGCCGATCTGCGCCAGCCAGGCCACGCCCTCCGCGAAGCCCCGCGAGGCCGCGCGGTGCGGCATCCGCGAGTTGCCCATGACCAGTGCCGCGAGGTAGATCGCGAGGAAGCCGCTGCCGTGGAGCAGCATCGCTCCCGCGTAGGCGACGAACGCGAGCGCGAGCACCGCGATGGGATACAGGCCGGAGACGGGCAGCGCGATGCGGCGCAGCGCGTACGCGCCGAGCGGGGCGACCGCCAGGCCGACGGCCGCGCCCACCACCAGCTCGAAGAGCACCTCGAACAGCGCCACCCCCAGGCTGGGCGAGGTCGCGGCGCTCAGCAGCATGACGGCGATCACCGTGGGCGCGTCGTTGAGGCCCGACTCGGCCTCCAGGATGCCCGCGAGGCGCGGCGGCAGGGGCAGGCGGCGCAGTACGGAGAAGACGGCGGCGGCGTCGGTGGAGGCGAGGATCGCGCCGAGCAGGAGCGCGGTCCGCCAGTCCATGCCGAGGATCAGGTGCACCGGGATCGCGACGGCCGCGATGCTCACTCCCACGCCGACGGTGGCGAGCACCAGGGCGGTGGGAATGGCTCCCTTGACGTGGCTCCAGGTGGTGGTCAGACCACCCTCGGCCAGGATGATCGCCAGCGCGATCAGGCCTATCTGCTGCGCGAGCTGCGGGTTCTCGAACTGCAGCCCGAACCCGGACTCGCCGATGAGCAACCCGAAGCCCAGGAAGATCAGGAGACTGGGCAGCCCGCTCCGATGGGCGACACGCACCGCGACGATGGCCGCGATGACGGTTCCGGCACCGAGAAGCAGCCAGACGTCCAGTCCCATCTGGTCCCCTCTCTGACTCCGGGGACCATTGTGTCGCATTCGGAAGGGCCGCCACGCACGGGTGGCGCGCACTCCCTGTCACGATCCCGACGCCTTCAGCCCCGCGCCCGGCGGGGATCCCGCCGGTCGGTCATGTCCCGATCCCGTCGGTCACATCCCGATTGGCCGGTCGGTCATGCCTCCGCTCGACCGGCCGGTAACACTCCCGCTCCGCCGGCCGATCATGCCGATGCTCCCTCGGTCGGTCACACTCCCGCCGCGGCGGTCTTGAAGATCCCCTCGGGGGTCGCCGCGTAGCGGACCGCGACGTCGTGGGGCTCGGCGGGCACGCCGTCGAGCAGCTCACCCTCGTGGAGCAGCGCCACCGTGGGCACATTCGGGCCGACCCTCGCCAGCGCCCGGTCGTAGGAGCCGCCGCCCCGGCCCAGCCGTACCCCGGTGGACCTGTCCACCGCCAGCGCGGGCACGATCACCAGGGCGGCGGTTCTGACGGTGTCGACCCCGCGCCGGGTGTCGACCGGTTCCATGATCCCGAAGCGGCCGGGGGCGAGGGTGTCGGGGCCGTCGTACACCGCCCAGTCGAGATCGTCGTCGTCGCGGAGCACGGGCAGGATCACGGTCGCGCCGTGTTTCCACAGGGCGAAGACCAGCCCGTGGGTCGCCGGTTCCGTCCCGATCGACCAGTAGCACGCGACCAGCCCGGCCATCTGGACCCAGGGCCGCTCCAGCAGGGATTCCCTGATCCGGACGGAAGCCGCATGCCGCTGCTCGTCGGGGATCGAGGCGCGTGCGGCCTCGATCGTGGCACGCAGCGTCAGCTTGTCCACAGATCCCTCCACTATGGTTTCGGTTATGGCCGACTTCGAAGCTGTGACGAAAGCCGTCGTTCCCGCAGCGGGTCTGGGCACCCGCTTTCTTCCGGCGACCAAGGCGACCCCCAAGGAGATGCTGCCCATCGTCGACAAGCCCGCGATCCAGTATGTCGTCGAGGAGGCCGTCTCCGCCGGACTGCTCGACGTTCTCATGGTCACGGGGAAGAACAAGCGCTCCATAGAGGATCACTTCGACCGCGCCCTCGAACTCGAGGAGATCCTGGAGGCCAAGGGCGACGAAGAGCGCCTCTCCCAGGTGCGGGAGCCCGCCGACCTGGCCATCCTCCACTACGTACGGCAGGGCAAGCCGCGCGGCCTCGGCCACGCGGTCCTGTGCGCCAAGCAGCACGTGGGCGACCACCCCTTCGCCTGCCTGCTCGGCGACGACCTCATCGACCACCGCGACGAGCTCCTCAAGCGCATGATCGAGGTACGCGGCACGCACGGCGGCAGCGTCATCGCGCTGATGGAGGTCCCCAGGGAGCAGGTCTCCCTGTACGGCTGCGCCGCCATCGAGCCCACTGCCGAGGACGACGTGGTCAGGGTGACCGACCTGGTGGAGAAGCCCCCCGCGGACGAGGCCCCGTCCAACTGGGCCATCATCGGCCGGTACGTGATCGACCCGGCCGTCTTCGAGGTCCTGGAGAACACCCCGCCGGGACGCGGCAACGAGATCCAGCTGACCGACGCCCTCCGGACCCTCGCCGGGCGCGGCGCCGACGAGGGCGGCCCCGTGCACGGGGTGCTGTTCAGAGGGCGCCGCTACGACACCGGCAACAAGCTCGACTACCTGCGTACGGTGGTGCAGTTCGCCGCCGAGCGCCCTGACCTGGCACCCGAGTTCATGCCCTGGCTGAAGGAGTTCCTGGCCTCGCGATGAACTCCATGAAATCGGTCGACGACCACCTCTCCGACATCCTGCGTACCGTGCGGGTGCTCGCTCCGCTCGAACTGGAGCTGGAACGGGCGCTGGGCACCACGTTGGCCGAGGAGGTCACGGCTCCGGTCGCGCTGCCTCCCTTCGACAACTCCGCGATGGACGGCTACGCCGTGCGGGCCGAGGACGTCGAGGGTGCCCCGGTGACGCTCCCGGTGATCGACGACATCGCGGCCGGAGACGGCCGGTTGCAGGCCATCGGCCCCGGCATGGTCATGCGGATCATGACCGGGGCCCCACTGCCCGCCGGGGCCGACGCGGTGGTCCCGGTCGAGTGGACCGACGGCGGCACCGCGCAGGTCGTGATCGGCCGCCCGGTGCGGGAGGGGAACGCCATCCGCAGGTCCGGCGAGGACGTGCGGGCGGGCGACGTCGTCCTGCCCGTGGGCACCCCGATCGGGCCCGCGCAGCTCGGAGTGCTGGCGGGCGTCGGCCGACGCCGGGTTCTCGTACGGCCCCGCCCGCGGGTGGTCGTGATATCCACGGGAGCCGAGCTGGTCGAGCCGGGACTTCCCCTGGGGGCCGGCCAGATCTGGGAGTCCAACAGCTTCGCCCTGGTCGCGGCCGTCCGCGAGGCGGGCGGCGAGGGCTACCGGGCGGGAGTCGTCGGCGACGACGCCGCGGAGTTCCTCGACCAGCTCGACGCGCAGCTCCTGCGGGCCGATCTGGTGATCACCAGCGGTGGCGTCTCGATGGGCGCGTACGAGCCCGTCAAGGAAGCCCTCGGCCCGCTCGGCACGGTCCGTTTCGAGCGGGTCGCCATGCAGCCGGGCATGCCCCAGGGCTTCGGCGTGGTCGGCGAGGACCAGATACCGATCTTCGCGTTGCCCGGTAACCCGGTCTCGTCGTTCGTATCGTTCGTCCTGTTCGTCCGGCCCGCGCTGCGCAAGATGGGCGGCCTGCCCGAGGAGCCCACGCCGACCGTGCGGGCGGTCACCACGGGCCCGCTCCGCTCGCCCGAGGGCAGGCGCTCCTACCTGCGCGGCGTGCTCGGTCCCGGCGGTACCGTCGGCCCGGTGCGCAGGCAGGGTTCCCACCAGCTCGCCGCCTTGGCCGCGGCCAACGCCCTGATCGTGGTGCCCGAGAACGTCACCGAGCTTCCCGAGGGTACGGACGTGGAGGTCATCCCCCTGTGAACGAGCGGGACCAGAGTGAAGTGACCGGATTCACCCACATCGACGAGACCGGCGCGGCGCGCATGGTGGACGTCTCGGCCAAGGACGTCTCCCTCCGTACGGCGACCGCGACCGGCAGGGTGCTGCTGTCCGCCGGGGCCGTGGCGCTGCTGCGGTCGGGCGAGGTCCCCAAGGGCGACGCGATCGGCACCGCGCGGATCGCCGGGATCATGGGCGCCAAGCGGACCCCCGACCTGATCCCGCTCTGCCACCCCATCGCACTGCACGGGGTCAAGGTCGAGCTGACCGTGGCCGACGACGGCGTGGAGATCACCGCACGGGTCAGGACCGCCGACCGTACCGGCGTCGAGATGGAGGCGCTGACCGCGGTATCCGTCGCCGCGCTCGCCCTGATCGACATGGTCAAGGCGGTCGATCCGGCGGCCGTGATCACCGATGTCCGTGTCGAGGAGAAGACCGGTGGCAAGACGGGGATCTGGACTCGTCCCTGACCCCCCGCCCCTGACCTTCCGCCCCTGACCACCCGCCCCGATGAGGACCTCCCGTCCCGACGAGGACTCTCGTCGCGACGACACCGGAGTCCCCGAGAGCCCGGCGTTTCCGACGTTTCCCAGATTTCCAAGGGGCCGGATCTCCGAGAGGCTGGGAGGATGACCCCATGAGAGCTCTGGTGATCACCGCGTCCAACCGGGCCGCCGCCGGGACGTACGAGGACACCTCGGGGAAGCTGCTGGCCGAGCTGCTCGCGGCGGCCGGGTGCGACGTGGACGGCCCGGAGGTGGTCCCCGACGGCGATCCGGTCGAGGCGGCACTGCGATCCGGGGTCGCCGAGGGATACGACGTGATCGTCACCACCGGCGGCACCGGCCTGACCCCGGCGGACCTCACCCCGGAGATGACCCGGCGGGTGATCGACAGAGAGGTTCCCGGCATCGCCGAGGCCATCCGCCACGTCAACCGCGACAGGGTGCCCACCTCGATCCTGTCCCGCGGGCTCGCCGGGCAGGCCGGCGGCACGTTGATCGTCAACCTGCCGGGTTCCTCGGGAGGGGTACGCGACGGAATGGGCGTGCTGTCTCCCGTGCTGAGGCACGCCGTGGACCAGATCCAGGGAGGAGATCACCCCCGCTGATCCGCCTGCCCGGCTTCCATGGCACGGCGGGCCCTCTTGGGGGGATGATGGAGGGCGTGGATCGACTTCGTGGCTGGCCGGTGACCCTGACGGAAGGCCCGGTAGGACTTCGGCCGCTGCGGCTGCGAGACGTGCGCGTCTGGCGGGAGTCGCGGCTGCGTAACGCGAACTGGCTCCGCCCCTGGGAGCCGAGCAACCCCGAGACCCCCCTCTTCAGGACCGGTCTCGGTCCCTACATCTCCATGGCCGGGACGCTCCGCAGGGAGGCCAGGCAGGGGCTCGCGCTGCCGTGGGTCGTCACCTACGAGGGCGCCTTCGCCGGTCAGCTCACCGTGGGTGCCATCGTCTGGGGCTCCGCCAGGTCGGCCCAGATCGGCTACTGGGTGGACGGCGCGCTGGCCGGTCGCGGGATCACCCCCACCGCGGTCGCGATGGCCGTCGACCACTGCTTCTTCACCACCGGGCTGCACCGCGTCGAGGCCAATATCCGCCCAGAGAACCACGCGAGCCGCAGAGTGGTTGAAAAGCTTGGTTTCAGGGAAGAGGGGATCAGACGCAGGCACTTGCACATCGACGGTGCCTGGCGCGACCACATCTGTTACGCACTCACGGTCGAAGACGCGCCGAGAGGGTTGCTCGTGCGGTGGCGACGGGCACGTGAGGCGGCCGCCCACGGCGGCACTCCCCATGAAGAGGTTTGAAGATCTCGCGACACACCGCATCGAATGCTCGTCAAATAGTGACACGCGGTCTTACGGTGCGTGACATGAGCAGATTGAGGACGCCGGGAGACCACCCGTGTCCTCACGCTGCCCGGAGGTGGCCGTGAGCAGCGGTGTCGTTCTCTATCTGGCCATTGTCGTCATGTGGTTGTGCGTGCTCGTGCCCATGTGGCTGCACCGCGACCGCAACACCCTCGCCGAGACCCACAAGGACGTCGAGCCGTACGCCTACGACGAGCGGGCGATCGACGAGGACTCCGCCGAGACCCTCGCCGAGCCCCTGCCGGTGTCCTCCGCCGACCCGTCCTCGCCGTCTCCGCTGGGAGACGACGTTCCGTCGCCCGATGCCGAGGAAGCCTCACCGGGCGCCCAGGCCGCGTCCGAGACCGGGACCGAGGCCCCGCCCGTCCGGCCCCCGGCCGGGAAGCCCACGACCGGCAGGCCCGCCACCGGTAGGGCCGCGTCCGAGCGCCGCCGCGCGGAACTCCGCCGCCGGGCCACGCAGGTGGCCAAGCGCAGGCGCCTGACATTCTGGTGCGTGCTGCTCCTGCTCGCCTCCGTGGTGACGGCCGCCGTTCAGGTCATCCCCTGGTGGGGTGTGGCGCCCTCAGTGGTGCTCCTGGGCGCCTATGTGGCCATTCTCAGGGTCACGGTCCAGATCGACACCGAGCGGCGCAGAGCCGTCGCCCAGGCCCGCGCGGAACGTGCCAAGCGCGCCCGCCGCCGCGCCGCCCTGCTGGAGGCCCAGCGCCCCGTGGCAGAGATCATCGACCTGGCCGCGCACCGCGACGAGATCTTCGACCAGTACGCGGAGACACCCCGCCGTGCGGTCGGCGACTGACCCGCGCCCCGGATGGCGCGAGCGCCCCCGGAAGTTTGCTAATCTAGTCCACGTCTTGGGGATGTAGCGCAGTCCGGTAGCGCACTTCGTTCGCATCGAAGGGGTCAGGGGTTCGAATCCCCTCATCTCCACCAGGGGCCGTTCTTGAAACGGCTGGATTGAAGTTGACGGGATCCCGTCTGATCATCGCGATCAGGCGGGATCTTGTTGTTTCAGGGGTTTCCGAATCGGGTTCGTCCTGGTTTGGGAGCTGCGGAGCAGGTGCCCGGGAAGGTCCAGGTGGTGTCTGGTCGCTGGTGGAGGACTGAGTTCGCGTCGCTGGGCACGGCGATGCCGGCTCCGGGCTGGGTGCTGCGACAAGGTGATCTGAATTGCGCGTTATGGGACGGGCGGTGGTCGGCTCCGGCCCGTGAGTGGCGAGCGGTCGAGGTGCTCTGCTGGGATCTCGAAGGTCTCGGCGGATGCGTCGGGCTCGTCTGGGGGCTGGTGGGTGTGGCGCCACTGGTCGAGGAAGTGGTCGTTGGCGACGGCGACGAGCAGGGCGGCCAGGATGGTCTGTGCGACGCGGCCGTGGGCGAGCCGGTTCTTCGGGTCACTCAGGTCGAGGTCGTGGCCCTTGAGACGGCCGTTCAGTCCCTCCGTCATCGCCCTGACGGTGGAGTACGTCCCCCGCCACGAAGGGCTGAGGTAAGCCAGGTCTTGGCGGAACTTGTCGAGGTGGCCCAGGTCGCCGGGGTGCAGGGTGATGGTCTGCTGGTGGCAGATCTTCGGCAGATCGCGGGTTTTGTGGTCGGGTGCCGGGGGCAGCACGCGGGGTTTGGCTGCGACGTGGGCGGCTCTCTGCCGGGCGTCGGTCAGGTCGACAGCGGTGGCGTGGATGGGCCCGCGCTGGTGGAGGCGGTCGAAGCGGGGGCAGGTGACCGACGGGGAGGTGCCTGCTGCCGGGCATTGGAAGCGGATGCTGCCGCCTGTATTCGCGCTCTGCTTGAGACGCAGCAGATACGGCTCTCGCGCGGCGATCAGCGCGGTGAGCTCTTCCGACGGTGTGCGGATGGCGGTGTCGTCCAGGCCGGTGGTGGCCTGCGCGAGCCGGGCGGGCATCAGCGGGCAGGCCGGGGAACCGTCGATGAGCAGGGCGCCGTGAGCGCTGCCCTGCACTCCCCGCTGATCCACTTTGTAATCGAGAGCGAGTTTGTAGCCGAGTTCGCGTGCGGGTTGGGCGAAGTGGGCAGGTTGCTGGTCGGTGTAAGCGCGGTCGACGACGGCGAACGCGGCGGGCAGGCCGAGCTCGGCCAGTGGGCGCAGAGTGGTGATGGCGTCGGCGCCGATGCGTTTGTGCGGGGTGTCGAGGACCAGGCCGAGTGCCAGTTGCGGGAAGGAACCGAGCACGGAGCGGGTGCGGGCGGCGACGGTGAGGGTGGCGCTGTAGCCGTACTCGGGTGGGCCGTTTCCGGCCGAGTGGTGCCAGCCTGCGGTGATCTCGGTGGAGGCGATCAGCTCTCCGGTGGAGCGGCGGACGTGGGGTGGGCGGGCGAAGACCGGGGTGGCGGTGGTGTCGATGCCGACGTCGCCGCGGAAGTGACGGAGGTAGC
This region of Streptosporangium sp. NBC_01495 genomic DNA includes:
- the moaC gene encoding cyclic pyranopterin monophosphate synthase MoaC; translation: MNERDQSEVTGFTHIDETGAARMVDVSAKDVSLRTATATGRVLLSAGAVALLRSGEVPKGDAIGTARIAGIMGAKRTPDLIPLCHPIALHGVKVELTVADDGVEITARVRTADRTGVEMEALTAVSVAALALIDMVKAVDPAAVITDVRVEEKTGGKTGIWTRP
- a CDS encoding MogA/MoaB family molybdenum cofactor biosynthesis protein, giving the protein MRALVITASNRAAAGTYEDTSGKLLAELLAAAGCDVDGPEVVPDGDPVEAALRSGVAEGYDVIVTTGGTGLTPADLTPEMTRRVIDREVPGIAEAIRHVNRDRVPTSILSRGLAGQAGGTLIVNLPGSSGGVRDGMGVLSPVLRHAVDQIQGGDHPR
- the galU gene encoding UTP--glucose-1-phosphate uridylyltransferase GalU → MADFEAVTKAVVPAAGLGTRFLPATKATPKEMLPIVDKPAIQYVVEEAVSAGLLDVLMVTGKNKRSIEDHFDRALELEEILEAKGDEERLSQVREPADLAILHYVRQGKPRGLGHAVLCAKQHVGDHPFACLLGDDLIDHRDELLKRMIEVRGTHGGSVIALMEVPREQVSLYGCAAIEPTAEDDVVRVTDLVEKPPADEAPSNWAIIGRYVIDPAVFEVLENTPPGRGNEIQLTDALRTLAGRGADEGGPVHGVLFRGRRYDTGNKLDYLRTVVQFAAERPDLAPEFMPWLKEFLASR
- a CDS encoding GNAT family N-acetyltransferase; this encodes MEGVDRLRGWPVTLTEGPVGLRPLRLRDVRVWRESRLRNANWLRPWEPSNPETPLFRTGLGPYISMAGTLRREARQGLALPWVVTYEGAFAGQLTVGAIVWGSARSAQIGYWVDGALAGRGITPTAVAMAVDHCFFTTGLHRVEANIRPENHASRRVVEKLGFREEGIRRRHLHIDGAWRDHICYALTVEDAPRGLLVRWRRAREAAAHGGTPHEEV
- a CDS encoding 5-formyltetrahydrofolate cyclo-ligase; this encodes MDKLTLRATIEAARASIPDEQRHAASVRIRESLLERPWVQMAGLVACYWSIGTEPATHGLVFALWKHGATVILPVLRDDDDLDWAVYDGPDTLAPGRFGIMEPVDTRRGVDTVRTAALVIVPALAVDRSTGVRLGRGGGSYDRALARVGPNVPTVALLHEGELLDGVPAEPHDVAVRYAATPEGIFKTAAAGV
- a CDS encoding potassium/proton antiporter; translation: MGLDVWLLLGAGTVIAAIVAVRVAHRSGLPSLLIFLGFGLLIGESGFGLQFENPQLAQQIGLIALAIILAEGGLTTTWSHVKGAIPTALVLATVGVGVSIAAVAIPVHLILGMDWRTALLLGAILASTDAAAVFSVLRRLPLPPRLAGILEAESGLNDAPTVIAVMLLSAATSPSLGVALFEVLFELVVGAAVGLAVAPLGAYALRRIALPVSGLYPIAVLALAFVAYAGAMLLHGSGFLAIYLAALVMGNSRMPHRAASRGFAEGVAWLAQIGLFVMLGMLASPSEMPSAIVPGLVAGLILVAVARPLSIMVSALLTRLTGIDRLGWREQAFLSWAGLRGAVPIVLATIPWAANSVEDGTAKLVFNEVFVIVIVYTLLQGPTLPFVAKLLKLTTPDEARDLEVESAPLEELNADLLQVRVPPTSKLHGVEIFELRLPTDAQVTLIVRDGRTFVPTDSTRIRIDDQLLVVTTAACRDMVERRMRAISRKGKLAGWFGERGT
- the glp gene encoding molybdotransferase-like divisome protein Glp, whose protein sequence is MKSVDDHLSDILRTVRVLAPLELELERALGTTLAEEVTAPVALPPFDNSAMDGYAVRAEDVEGAPVTLPVIDDIAAGDGRLQAIGPGMVMRIMTGAPLPAGADAVVPVEWTDGGTAQVVIGRPVREGNAIRRSGEDVRAGDVVLPVGTPIGPAQLGVLAGVGRRRVLVRPRPRVVVISTGAELVEPGLPLGAGQIWESNSFALVAAVREAGGEGYRAGVVGDDAAEFLDQLDAQLLRADLVITSGGVSMGAYEPVKEALGPLGTVRFERVAMQPGMPQGFGVVGEDQIPIFALPGNPVSSFVSFVLFVRPALRKMGGLPEEPTPTVRAVTTGPLRSPEGRRSYLRGVLGPGGTVGPVRRQGSHQLAALAAANALIVVPENVTELPEGTDVEVIPL
- the sepX gene encoding divisome protein SepX/GlpR, with translation MSSGVVLYLAIVVMWLCVLVPMWLHRDRNTLAETHKDVEPYAYDERAIDEDSAETLAEPLPVSSADPSSPSPLGDDVPSPDAEEASPGAQAASETGTEAPPVRPPAGKPTTGRPATGRAASERRRAELRRRATQVAKRRRLTFWCVLLLLASVVTAAVQVIPWWGVAPSVVLLGAYVAILRVTVQIDTERRRAVAQARAERAKRARRRAALLEAQRPVAEIIDLAAHRDEIFDQYAETPRRAVGD